Proteins from a single region of Cytophagaceae bacterium:
- a CDS encoding 1,4-dihydroxy-2-naphthoyl-CoA synthase, translating to MSNIAWETAKVYEDITYKKYMGVARIAFNRPEIRNAFRPKTTFELLDAFDDATHDPKIGVVLLSGEGPSPKDGGWAFCSGGDQNARKKGGYRAEDGRDRLNILEVQRQIRFMTKPVIAVVTGWAVGGGHSLHVVCDLSLASKEHAVFKQTDANVASYDAGYGSAYLARQIGQKRAREIFFLGRNYSAQEAFEMGMVNAVVPHSELEETAFQWAQEILQKSPMAIRMLKFAFNLIDDGLVGQQIFAGEATRLGYMTEEAEEGRNAFLEKRPPNWDKFERYS from the coding sequence ATGTCAAATATCGCCTGGGAAACCGCCAAAGTTTACGAAGACATCACCTATAAAAAATATATGGGCGTTGCACGTATCGCCTTCAACAGACCTGAAATCAGAAATGCCTTCCGACCTAAGACCACTTTTGAGCTACTTGATGCTTTCGACGACGCCACTCATGACCCCAAAATAGGTGTTGTATTACTTTCTGGTGAGGGCCCTTCACCCAAAGATGGCGGCTGGGCATTTTGTTCCGGTGGCGACCAAAATGCCAGAAAAAAAGGAGGCTATCGTGCTGAAGATGGTCGCGACAGGCTTAATATTTTGGAAGTTCAACGACAAATTCGGTTTATGACCAAACCGGTGATTGCAGTAGTGACCGGCTGGGCTGTTGGAGGGGGCCATAGTCTTCATGTGGTGTGTGACTTATCGCTAGCTAGTAAAGAACATGCTGTTTTTAAACAGACTGATGCCAACGTTGCAAGTTATGATGCAGGATATGGTTCTGCATATTTGGCTCGTCAAATAGGGCAAAAGCGTGCAAGAGAAATATTCTTTTTGGGCAGAAACTACTCAGCTCAGGAAGCTTTCGAGATGGGTATGGTCAATGCTGTTGTGCCTCATTCCGAGCTAGAAGAAACCGCATTTCAGTGGGCACAGGAGATTTTACAGAAAAGCCCAATGGCTATCAGAATGCTCAAGTTTGCTTTCAATCTCATTGATGATGGATTGGTGGGTCAACAAATTTTTGCCGGTGAGGCCACCCGACTAGGTTATATGACTGAAGAAGCAGAAGAGGGCCGCAATGCCTTCCTCGAAAAACGACCACCCAACTGGGATAAGTTTGAGAGGTATTCGTAA
- the uvrA gene encoding excinuclease ABC subunit UvrA — MAIDKKLNDVELTGHEQIEVFGAREHNLKNIDAVIPRNKLVVITGISGSGKSSLAFDTIYAEGQRRYMESFSSYARSFIGDMERPDVDKINGLSPVISIEQKTTSKNPRSTVGTTTEIYDFLRLLFAKVGIAYSYVTGKPMVKQTQDQIIEQIFEQFDGKKVSILAPLVKGRKGHYRELFVQIAKMGYQKVRVDSEVLDVSPKMQLDRYKIHDIEIVVDRVIPKAEDRYRISQSVGTALKLGKGSVLLLDEKGNVQYLSQNLTDPEAGISYEDPSPNSFSFNSPYGACPSCNGMGTIEEITEDSIIPDKSLSITRGGIAPLGEYRDLWIFKQIEIILKKYKSSISVPIEKIPEEALKILLYGSEDPVAVPSKKYPGTEWNTSFEGIMNFLKRQQDSDSDKIQDWLKDFMLIKTCPECNGQRLRKESLHFKIDNRNIAELSDMDIADLSAWFENIEIRLNEKQNQIAAEILKEIRKRLGFLFGIGLDYLTLNRPLRTLSGGEAQRIRLATQIGTQLVGVLYIMDEPSIGLHQRDNVKLIQALKDLRDLGNTVLVVEHDKDMMLESDYILDIGPGAGRHGGRVVSHGSPAEFIAKGGITADYLSDRVQIEIPKKRRAGNGNHLTIKGATGHNLKNVNMKLPLGKIVCVTGVSGSGKSSLIHETLFPILNHHFFRAKKEPLPFKKVEGLEHIDKVIEVDQSPIGRTPRSNPATYTGMFSDIRTLFSELPESKIRGYKPGRFSFNVKGGRCETCEGAGMKKIEMDFLPDVHVECETCKGKRFNRETLEVRYKGKSIADVLDMTVEEAIPFFEAHPKINRKVQILNDVGLGYITLGQHATTLSGGEAQRVKLSEELSKKDTGKTLYILDEPTTGLHFQDIKKLLDVLQKLADKGNSILIIEHNLDVIKVSDHVIDMGPEGGNKGGNMVAEGTPEEVAKVKASYTGYFLKKELSMKG; from the coding sequence GTGGCGATAGACAAAAAACTCAACGACGTAGAGCTTACAGGACATGAACAAATAGAGGTTTTCGGTGCCCGGGAGCACAACCTCAAAAATATCGATGCCGTGATTCCCCGCAACAAACTGGTGGTTATAACCGGCATTAGCGGTAGCGGTAAATCGTCACTGGCATTTGACACCATCTATGCCGAAGGTCAGCGTCGCTATATGGAAAGCTTCAGTTCCTATGCCCGTAGTTTTATCGGCGACATGGAACGACCCGATGTGGACAAAATCAACGGCCTTTCGCCCGTAATCAGCATCGAGCAAAAGACTACTTCCAAAAACCCCCGCTCCACCGTAGGCACTACTACTGAGATTTACGATTTCCTTCGTTTGCTTTTCGCAAAAGTAGGTATAGCCTATAGCTACGTGACCGGTAAACCGATGGTCAAACAAACTCAGGATCAGATCATTGAACAGATTTTTGAGCAGTTTGACGGCAAAAAAGTGAGCATTTTGGCACCATTGGTAAAAGGTCGCAAGGGACATTACCGCGAACTTTTTGTGCAAATAGCCAAAATGGGTTATCAGAAAGTCAGGGTTGACAGTGAGGTACTCGACGTGAGTCCTAAAATGCAGCTTGACCGATACAAAATCCACGACATTGAAATTGTGGTGGACAGGGTTATACCCAAAGCAGAGGATCGCTATCGTATAAGTCAGTCGGTGGGTACGGCTTTAAAATTAGGCAAAGGTTCGGTTTTATTGCTTGATGAAAAAGGAAACGTACAATACTTGTCTCAAAACCTGACCGACCCCGAGGCCGGAATCAGCTACGAAGACCCTTCGCCCAACTCCTTCTCGTTTAACTCGCCTTATGGTGCATGTCCTAGCTGTAACGGCATGGGTACCATTGAAGAAATCACTGAAGATTCTATTATTCCCGACAAAAGCCTTTCGATAACCCGTGGGGGAATAGCTCCGCTAGGCGAATACCGTGACCTCTGGATTTTTAAGCAGATTGAGATTATTCTGAAAAAATATAAGTCCTCTATCAGTGTTCCTATCGAAAAAATACCTGAAGAAGCACTGAAAATACTACTTTACGGCTCTGAAGACCCCGTGGCGGTGCCTTCCAAAAAATACCCGGGGACGGAGTGGAACACTAGTTTTGAGGGTATCATGAATTTCCTGAAACGCCAGCAGGATTCTGACTCTGACAAGATTCAGGATTGGCTCAAGGATTTTATGCTCATAAAAACCTGCCCTGAGTGTAACGGACAACGCCTCAGAAAAGAATCTCTGCATTTCAAAATTGACAATAGAAACATAGCCGAATTGTCTGATATGGATATCGCAGACCTTTCCGCCTGGTTTGAAAACATCGAAATCAGACTTAATGAAAAGCAAAATCAAATTGCTGCCGAAATCCTGAAGGAAATAAGAAAACGTCTGGGATTTTTGTTTGGAATAGGCCTGGATTATTTGACGCTTAACCGTCCTCTCAGAACGCTATCAGGGGGAGAAGCCCAACGTATTCGTCTGGCCACTCAGATCGGTACCCAGCTGGTGGGAGTGCTTTACATCATGGATGAGCCGAGTATAGGTTTACATCAACGCGACAACGTGAAGCTCATACAGGCATTGAAAGATCTGCGTGATCTGGGCAATACTGTACTGGTAGTTGAGCACGATAAAGACATGATGCTGGAGTCAGATTATATTCTTGATATTGGCCCTGGTGCAGGTAGGCATGGCGGCAGGGTGGTAAGTCATGGATCGCCCGCCGAATTTATTGCAAAAGGAGGCATTACTGCTGATTATTTGAGCGATAGGGTACAAATAGAGATTCCGAAAAAAAGAAGAGCTGGTAATGGTAACCATTTGACTATCAAGGGAGCAACCGGCCACAACCTGAAAAACGTAAATATGAAACTGCCATTGGGCAAAATCGTGTGCGTAACGGGCGTGAGTGGAAGCGGGAAATCATCCCTGATTCATGAAACGCTGTTTCCAATTTTAAACCATCATTTTTTCAGAGCCAAAAAAGAACCATTACCTTTTAAAAAAGTAGAAGGTCTGGAGCATATCGACAAAGTGATCGAGGTGGACCAAAGCCCGATTGGCCGTACACCAAGGAGCAACCCTGCCACTTATACCGGTATGTTTTCTGATATAAGAACCTTGTTTTCTGAACTCCCCGAATCCAAAATCAGAGGTTATAAACCCGGCCGTTTTTCGTTTAACGTTAAAGGCGGTCGCTGCGAAACCTGCGAAGGAGCGGGTATGAAGAAAATAGAGATGGACTTCCTGCCTGACGTGCATGTAGAGTGTGAAACCTGTAAAGGAAAACGCTTTAACCGTGAAACCCTGGAGGTAAGATATAAAGGTAAATCGATTGCCGATGTGCTGGACATGACCGTGGAAGAAGCCATTCCGTTTTTTGAGGCACATCCAAAAATCAACCGTAAGGTACAGATTCTGAACGACGTAGGCTTGGGATATATCACCCTGGGGCAGCATGCCACCACGCTTTCTGGCGGAGAGGCCCAGCGGGTAAAACTTTCGGAGGAATTATCCAAAAAAGACACCGGAAAAACGCTTTATATCCTGGATGAACCTACCACCGGACTGCATTTTCAGGATATCAAAAAACTGCTCGATGTACTCCAGAAACTTGCGGATAAAGGTAATTCCATTTTGATTATTGAGCACAATCTCGATGTTATCAAGGTTTCTGACCACGTAATCGACATGGGACCCGAAGGAGGAAACAAAGGTGGAAATATGGTAGCCGAAGGCACCCCCGAAGAAGTAGCCAAAGTGAAAGCCAGCTATACAGGTTACTTTTTGAAAAAGGAATTGAGTATGAAAGGATAA
- the fusA gene encoding elongation factor G, with product MARDLKFTRNIGIAAHIDAGKTTTTERILYYSGVNHKIGEVHDGGATMDWMEQEQERGITITSAATTVNWKYRDNNYHINIIDTPGHVDFTVEVNRSLRVLDGLVFLFSAVDGVEPQSETNWRLANNYNVARLGFVNKMDRSGADFLNVCKQVKEMLGSNAVPLQLPIGAEENFKGVVDLINNRGMVWNEADKGMTFTEVPIPDDMIEEVAEWREKLLEAVADYDDTLMEKYFEDPNSITEDEILAALRAAVIDMKIVPMLCGSSFKNKGVQTMLDLVMALLPSPLDRDGIKGTNPDTGAEIIRQPDSKEPFAALAFKIATDPYVGRLCFVRSYSGTLPSGSYVLNNRSGNKERISRIFQMHANKQNQIDVLEAGDIAAVVGFKDIKTGDTLSDEKNPIVLESMVFPDPVIGYAIEPKKTADQDNFSKAIGKLIEEDPTLTVETNEETGQTIMRGMGELHLEIIIDRMRREFKVEVNQGAPQVAYKETFTKNVEHREVYKKQSGGKGKFADIVFEFGPRDDDEEGKEKKVGLQFVNNIVGGVIPREFIPAIEKGFKEAMKNGPLAGFPVDSFKVRLYHGSFHDVDSDSLSFELAARMGFREAGKLAGAKLLEPIMALEVLTPDEYTGPITGDLNRRRGMMKGMDTKAGSQVIKADVPLSEMFGYVTDLRTMSSGRATANLTFSHYDFVPNNIAEEVIKKEKGS from the coding sequence ATGGCTCGCGATTTAAAATTTACAAGAAACATTGGTATTGCCGCCCACATTGATGCCGGTAAAACCACAACCACTGAGCGTATCCTTTACTACTCTGGTGTGAACCATAAAATAGGTGAGGTACACGATGGAGGAGCTACCATGGACTGGATGGAGCAGGAGCAGGAAAGAGGTATCACTATTACTTCGGCTGCTACTACCGTAAACTGGAAATACAGAGACAATAACTACCACATCAACATCATTGATACTCCGGGTCACGTGGACTTTACTGTAGAGGTAAACCGTTCTTTGAGAGTATTGGACGGTCTGGTATTCCTTTTCAGTGCTGTTGACGGTGTAGAGCCACAATCAGAGACTAACTGGCGTTTGGCCAATAACTATAATGTTGCTCGTTTGGGCTTCGTAAATAAAATGGATCGCTCTGGTGCCGACTTCCTTAACGTGTGCAAGCAGGTGAAAGAAATGTTGGGCTCAAATGCAGTGCCATTGCAGTTACCAATTGGTGCAGAAGAAAACTTCAAAGGGGTAGTTGACTTGATTAACAACCGCGGAATGGTTTGGAACGAAGCAGACAAAGGAATGACTTTTACCGAAGTGCCAATTCCTGACGATATGATAGAAGAAGTTGCAGAGTGGAGAGAAAAATTACTTGAAGCAGTAGCTGATTACGATGATACTTTGATGGAGAAATACTTCGAAGATCCAAACTCAATTACTGAAGATGAAATCCTTGCTGCTCTTCGTGCTGCTGTTATTGATATGAAAATCGTACCAATGTTGTGCGGTTCTTCTTTCAAAAACAAAGGGGTACAGACTATGCTTGACCTTGTGATGGCTCTATTGCCTTCACCGCTTGACAGAGACGGTATCAAAGGTACCAACCCTGATACCGGTGCTGAAATCATTCGTCAACCAGATTCTAAAGAGCCATTTGCCGCACTTGCTTTTAAAATTGCAACTGACCCTTACGTTGGTCGTCTTTGTTTTGTAAGATCTTATTCAGGAACACTTCCTTCCGGATCTTATGTATTGAACAACCGTTCGGGTAATAAAGAGCGTATTTCTCGTATCTTCCAGATGCACGCCAACAAGCAAAATCAAATCGACGTACTTGAAGCCGGTGACATCGCCGCTGTTGTAGGTTTTAAAGATATCAAAACAGGAGATACCCTTTCTGATGAAAAGAATCCAATTGTATTGGAATCTATGGTATTCCCGGATCCGGTAATTGGTTATGCCATTGAGCCTAAGAAAACTGCCGATCAGGACAACTTCTCTAAGGCTATCGGTAAACTTATCGAAGAAGATCCTACCCTTACAGTTGAAACTAATGAAGAAACGGGTCAAACTATCATGAGAGGTATGGGTGAGCTTCACCTTGAAATTATCATTGATCGTATGCGTCGTGAATTCAAAGTGGAAGTTAACCAGGGTGCTCCTCAGGTGGCTTACAAAGAGACTTTCACCAAGAATGTTGAACACCGTGAAGTTTACAAAAAACAATCAGGTGGTAAAGGTAAATTCGCTGATATCGTATTTGAATTTGGTCCAAGAGACGACGATGAGGAAGGAAAAGAGAAAAAAGTTGGTTTGCAGTTTGTAAACAATATCGTGGGTGGTGTTATTCCTCGTGAATTTATCCCGGCCATCGAAAAAGGTTTCAAAGAGGCTATGAAAAACGGACCTTTGGCTGGCTTCCCTGTTGACTCATTCAAAGTGAGATTGTATCATGGTTCCTTCCACGATGTCGATTCAGATTCATTGTCATTTGAATTGGCCGCTCGTATGGGCTTCCGTGAAGCCGGTAAATTGGCCGGAGCAAAATTACTTGAACCAATCATGGCTCTTGAGGTATTGACTCCAGACGAATACACCGGACCTATTACAGGTGACCTTAACCGTCGTAGAGGTATGATGAAAGGTATGGATACCAAAGCCGGTTCACAAGTAATCAAAGCTGACGTGCCTTTGTCAGAGATGTTTGGTTATGTGACTGACCTTCGTACTATGTCTTCAGGACGTGCTACGGCAAACTTAACATTCTCTCACTATGATTTTGTTCCAAACAACATAGCTGAAGAGGTGATTAAGAAAGAAAAAGGATCGTAA